In Aquiflexum balticum DSM 16537, a single genomic region encodes these proteins:
- a CDS encoding Gfo/Idh/MocA family protein yields MKNISRRDTIKTLTLGTGISLFSPLTLVSCSNKPKKDKLGVALVGLGYYSTDLLAPALQQTEHCYLAGIVTGTPSKAESWKSTYNIPQKNIYNYENMDKIADNPDIDVIYIVLPPSMHMEYTIKAAQTGKHVWCEKPMAVTVDECQAMIDACKKNNVSLSIGYRCQHEPNTLEYQRIVKEGLLGKVTQVDCAAGYREGRTDHWKQKREMGGGVIYDMGVYAIQGARLGSNMEPIAVNSAKVWTERPEIYKDGLGEIVEAQLEFPGGVIGNIKTSFAENINFLNITCEEGVIEMAPFSAYSGIKGKSPLGEINFPYQVPWQQANQMDMDSLAIIGGKPMPVPGEEGLRDIRIVQAILKSAETGQRVEI; encoded by the coding sequence ATGAAAAACATCAGCAGAAGGGATACTATAAAGACATTAACCCTAGGCACGGGAATAAGTCTTTTTTCCCCACTTACTTTGGTATCCTGTAGCAACAAACCTAAAAAAGATAAGCTTGGAGTCGCTTTGGTCGGGTTGGGTTATTACAGTACAGATTTATTGGCTCCTGCTTTACAGCAGACGGAGCATTGCTATCTGGCAGGAATTGTTACCGGAACACCTTCTAAGGCAGAATCATGGAAATCAACATACAATATTCCCCAGAAAAACATTTACAACTATGAGAATATGGATAAGATAGCTGACAATCCGGATATCGATGTCATCTATATTGTTCTTCCTCCCTCAATGCATATGGAATATACCATCAAAGCTGCCCAGACCGGAAAGCATGTATGGTGCGAAAAACCTATGGCTGTAACTGTAGATGAATGTCAGGCCATGATTGATGCATGTAAAAAAAATAATGTATCGCTTTCTATTGGATACAGATGCCAACACGAACCCAATACACTGGAATATCAGCGTATAGTAAAAGAGGGCTTATTGGGTAAAGTCACCCAAGTGGATTGTGCTGCAGGATATCGGGAGGGCAGAACTGACCATTGGAAACAAAAAAGAGAAATGGGCGGAGGTGTAATTTATGATATGGGTGTCTATGCCATTCAAGGGGCAAGATTAGGTTCGAATATGGAGCCTATTGCTGTGAACTCGGCCAAAGTCTGGACCGAGAGACCTGAAATTTATAAAGATGGCTTGGGTGAAATCGTGGAAGCTCAGCTTGAATTCCCAGGAGGAGTTATAGGAAACATCAAAACTTCCTTTGCTGAAAACATTAACTTTTTAAATATTACCTGTGAAGAGGGTGTGATAGAAATGGCCCCATTCTCTGCTTATTCCGGAATTAAGGGTAAAAGCCCCCTTGGAGAAATCAACTTCCCCTATCAAGTACCATGGCAACAGGCCAATCAAATGGATATGGATTCCTTGGCCATAATAGGAGGAAAACCTATGCCTGTTCCCGGCGAAGAAGGCTTGCGGGATATCAGAATAGTACAGGCTATCCTAAAAAGTGCTGAAACCGGGCAGAGGGTAGAGATATAA
- the recG gene encoding ATP-dependent DNA helicase RecG: MSSFFDTKIEYLRGMGPQKAALFNKELNIFTYGELLQYYPFRYEDRTKFYKIIELNEDLENVQVIAKIRKVETIGDARRKRLIAYIYDETGEMELTWFKGIQWVVKKLLIGPAFVFYGKPNKYGRKFSIAHPEMEPLSQVQEEKSFFQPVYSTTEKLRAKYLDSKGISRIMEGLVQVAYPQIQETLPMEIIQRFSLISKQIALKQIHFPENPEILQKARFRLKFEEFFFVQLRLLKLKLTRTEKSKGQILNQTELLTKFYKEHLPFELTEAQKRVVREAFGDMKSGKQMNRLIQGDVGSGKTMVAFICILIAVSSGAQTCLMAPTEILANQHHEGLKEYADLMGLRIALLTGSTKKSTRKIIHEMLLSGDLHIIIGTHALLEDIVQFKNLGLAIVDEQHRFGVAQRAKLWAKNEQYFPHVLVMTATPIPRTLAMTLYGDLDISVIDEMPKGRKPIQTVHRYDKDRLKVFGFIRKQILEGRQVYVVYPLIEESETLDLKNLMDGYESICRAFPEFPISIVHGNMKAMDKDFEMQRFVKGETKIMVATTVIEVGVNVPNASVMIVENAERFGLSQLHQLRGRVGRGADQSYCILMTKYELSKDSRIRLQTMVRTNNGFEIADVDLKLRGPGDLMGTQQSGVADLLIADLSKDAPILTMARDAAQLLLQEDPELSQPQNTMVLRQIKNQKKHAINWSRIS; this comes from the coding sequence TTGTCCTCTTTTTTCGATACCAAAATAGAATACCTCCGCGGCATGGGTCCGCAGAAAGCTGCTTTGTTCAATAAGGAGCTGAATATTTTTACTTATGGGGAATTGCTGCAATACTATCCTTTCCGATACGAAGACCGAACCAAGTTTTACAAAATCATCGAGCTGAATGAGGATCTTGAAAATGTCCAGGTCATTGCCAAGATCCGAAAGGTAGAAACCATAGGCGATGCCAGAAGAAAGCGGTTAATAGCCTACATTTATGATGAAACCGGGGAAATGGAACTCACTTGGTTCAAAGGAATCCAATGGGTTGTCAAAAAACTGTTGATCGGACCGGCCTTCGTATTTTATGGCAAGCCCAACAAATATGGCCGGAAATTCAGTATTGCACACCCTGAAATGGAACCGCTTTCTCAGGTGCAGGAAGAAAAGAGTTTCTTTCAACCGGTCTACTCCACCACAGAAAAACTGAGGGCAAAATACTTGGATTCCAAAGGGATTTCAAGGATAATGGAGGGTCTGGTACAAGTAGCCTACCCGCAGATTCAGGAAACATTGCCAATGGAAATCATTCAACGGTTTAGCCTCATTTCAAAACAAATCGCTCTAAAACAAATCCATTTTCCTGAAAATCCGGAAATTCTTCAAAAAGCGAGGTTTAGATTGAAATTTGAAGAGTTTTTCTTTGTGCAGTTGAGGTTATTGAAACTCAAACTAACCAGAACTGAAAAGTCAAAAGGACAGATTCTCAACCAAACAGAACTACTCACAAAATTTTATAAGGAACATTTGCCATTCGAGCTGACAGAGGCACAAAAGAGAGTGGTCCGGGAAGCATTTGGGGATATGAAATCGGGTAAACAGATGAATCGCTTGATCCAAGGCGATGTGGGTAGTGGCAAGACCATGGTAGCATTTATCTGTATTCTGATTGCTGTCAGTTCCGGGGCACAGACCTGTTTGATGGCACCGACGGAGATTTTGGCCAATCAGCATCATGAAGGGTTAAAGGAGTATGCTGATCTGATGGGTTTGAGAATTGCTTTATTGACAGGATCTACCAAAAAGTCTACCCGGAAAATCATCCATGAAATGTTGCTTTCTGGAGATTTGCATATTATTATCGGAACCCATGCCCTATTGGAAGATATCGTCCAATTCAAAAATCTTGGTTTGGCGATCGTGGATGAACAGCACCGTTTCGGTGTGGCCCAAAGGGCCAAACTTTGGGCAAAAAATGAGCAATATTTTCCCCATGTCTTGGTCATGACAGCCACGCCCATTCCCAGGACCTTGGCTATGACATTGTATGGAGACCTTGATATATCAGTTATTGATGAAATGCCCAAAGGGCGAAAACCCATACAGACAGTACATCGCTATGACAAAGACAGATTAAAGGTTTTTGGTTTTATAAGAAAGCAGATTCTGGAAGGAAGGCAAGTTTATGTGGTTTATCCCTTAATTGAAGAATCCGAAACGTTAGACTTAAAAAATCTGATGGACGGCTACGAAAGTATCTGTCGGGCATTTCCCGAATTTCCGATCAGCATTGTGCATGGCAATATGAAGGCCATGGACAAGGATTTTGAAATGCAGCGCTTTGTAAAGGGAGAAACAAAAATCATGGTAGCCACAACGGTTATTGAGGTGGGTGTAAATGTACCCAATGCCTCGGTGATGATTGTTGAAAATGCAGAGCGATTTGGTCTATCACAATTGCATCAATTACGGGGTAGGGTAGGTAGAGGAGCAGATCAATCTTATTGTATATTGATGACCAAGTATGAATTATCCAAAGACAGCCGGATAAGGCTGCAAACCATGGTGAGAACCAATAATGGTTTTGAGATTGCAGATGTGGACCTCAAATTACGTGGCCCAGGAGATTTGATGGGAACACAGCAAAGTGGAGTAGCCGATCTATTGATTGCTGACCTGAGTAAAGATGCTCCTATTTTGACTATGGCAAGAGATGCAGCCCAACTGCTATTGCAGGAAGATCCGGAACTATCCCAGCCTCAAAATACCATGGTTCTGAGACAGATCAAAAACCAGAAGAAGCACGCAATCAACTGGAGCAGGATTTCCTAA